A part of Xenopus tropicalis strain Nigerian chromosome 4, UCB_Xtro_10.0, whole genome shotgun sequence genomic DNA contains:
- the gorab gene encoding RAB6-interacting golgin isoform X1, with the protein MAGWAGFSEEELRNLKTKQGTDLPHHPDRPRRQPTSAKPTAAKSRQQMQRKLALQVQSQLLAKQDGSLCVPAEQQLSRSSITSSPNVITCPAEKKQVIHDQPEMSTSVSPGIDLKGKDLFSEQDGELNKKDMELREKSRLDQLQMEQRLMEEKNKRKKALLAKAIAERSKKTQAEAVKLNRIQKQLQALDDLVSTDIGILRNRIDQACMEFSQAKKRYDKAEAEYILAKVDLHKKTELKEQLTEHLCTIIQQNEARKAKKLEELMQQLEVEADEEKLELEIEVEQMLLQQQEAEAKKKLVATPETEVQFASPTEKNSEPSEKETSADQNGLCQSSPHLTAESCVEDNSTDQSSTNSLSEKQPV; encoded by the exons ATGGCTGGCTGGGCAGGATTCTCCGAAGAGGAGCTTAGGAACCTTAAAACGAAACAAGGTACAG ACTTACCACATCACCCTGATCGTCCACGAAGACAACCCACATCAGCCAAACCTACAGCAGCCAAAAGTCGACAGCAGATGCAGAGAAAGTTGGCTTTGCAGGTACAGAGTCAGCTATTGGCAAAGCAGGATGGATCCCTCTGTGTTCCTGCTGAGCAGCAGCTTTCCAGATCATCCATCACCTCATCACCGAATGTAATAACTTGCCCAGCTGAAAAAAAGCAAGTCATACATGATCAACCAGAAATGAGCACATCGGTTAGCCCTGGCATTGACCTCAAGGGAAAGGATTTATTCTCTGAACAAGATGGAGAGCTAAACAAAAAGGATATGGAATT GAGAGAGAAATCTCGGTTGGATCAGCTTCAAATGGAGCAACGACTTATGGAAGAGAAGAATAAGCGTAAGAAGGCTTTACTTGCAAAAGCTATTGCTGAAAG GTCCAAAAAAACCCAAGCAGAGGCTGTGAAACTCAATAGGATCCAAAAGCAGCTCCAGGCTTTGGATGATTTAGTATCCACTGACATTGGCATTTTAAGGAACCGTATTGATCAGGCGTGCATGGAATTTTCTCAGGCCAA GAAGCGTTATGATAAAGCTGAAGCAGAATATATTCTGGCCAAGGTGGATCTTCATAAGAAGACTGAACTCAAGGAACAGTTAACAGAGCATCTGTGCACCATAATTCAGCAGAATGAGGCCCGTAAAGCCAAAAAACTAGAGGAGCTTATGCAGCAGTTAGAAGTTGAAGCTGATGAGGAGAAACTTGAACTTGAAATTGAAGTAGAGCAGATGCTGCTGCAGCAgcaagaggcagaagcaaaaaaGAAACTTGTAGCAACTCCAGAGACAGAGGTGCAATTTGCTTCACCAACAGAAAAGAATAGTGAACCATCAGAAAAAGAAACAAGTGCAGATCAGAATGGTCTGTGCCAATCCTCACCCCATCTTACAGCCGAGTCTTGTGTCGAAGATAATAGCACAGATCAGTCAAGTACTAATTCCTTGTCTGAGAAGCAACCAGTATGA
- the gorab gene encoding RAB6-interacting golgin isoform X2: protein MAGWAGFSEEELRNLKTKQDLPHHPDRPRRQPTSAKPTAAKSRQQMQRKLALQVQSQLLAKQDGSLCVPAEQQLSRSSITSSPNVITCPAEKKQVIHDQPEMSTSVSPGIDLKGKDLFSEQDGELNKKDMELREKSRLDQLQMEQRLMEEKNKRKKALLAKAIAERSKKTQAEAVKLNRIQKQLQALDDLVSTDIGILRNRIDQACMEFSQAKKRYDKAEAEYILAKVDLHKKTELKEQLTEHLCTIIQQNEARKAKKLEELMQQLEVEADEEKLELEIEVEQMLLQQQEAEAKKKLVATPETEVQFASPTEKNSEPSEKETSADQNGLCQSSPHLTAESCVEDNSTDQSSTNSLSEKQPV from the exons ATGGCTGGCTGGGCAGGATTCTCCGAAGAGGAGCTTAGGAACCTTAAAACGAAACAAG ACTTACCACATCACCCTGATCGTCCACGAAGACAACCCACATCAGCCAAACCTACAGCAGCCAAAAGTCGACAGCAGATGCAGAGAAAGTTGGCTTTGCAGGTACAGAGTCAGCTATTGGCAAAGCAGGATGGATCCCTCTGTGTTCCTGCTGAGCAGCAGCTTTCCAGATCATCCATCACCTCATCACCGAATGTAATAACTTGCCCAGCTGAAAAAAAGCAAGTCATACATGATCAACCAGAAATGAGCACATCGGTTAGCCCTGGCATTGACCTCAAGGGAAAGGATTTATTCTCTGAACAAGATGGAGAGCTAAACAAAAAGGATATGGAATT GAGAGAGAAATCTCGGTTGGATCAGCTTCAAATGGAGCAACGACTTATGGAAGAGAAGAATAAGCGTAAGAAGGCTTTACTTGCAAAAGCTATTGCTGAAAG GTCCAAAAAAACCCAAGCAGAGGCTGTGAAACTCAATAGGATCCAAAAGCAGCTCCAGGCTTTGGATGATTTAGTATCCACTGACATTGGCATTTTAAGGAACCGTATTGATCAGGCGTGCATGGAATTTTCTCAGGCCAA GAAGCGTTATGATAAAGCTGAAGCAGAATATATTCTGGCCAAGGTGGATCTTCATAAGAAGACTGAACTCAAGGAACAGTTAACAGAGCATCTGTGCACCATAATTCAGCAGAATGAGGCCCGTAAAGCCAAAAAACTAGAGGAGCTTATGCAGCAGTTAGAAGTTGAAGCTGATGAGGAGAAACTTGAACTTGAAATTGAAGTAGAGCAGATGCTGCTGCAGCAgcaagaggcagaagcaaaaaaGAAACTTGTAGCAACTCCAGAGACAGAGGTGCAATTTGCTTCACCAACAGAAAAGAATAGTGAACCATCAGAAAAAGAAACAAGTGCAGATCAGAATGGTCTGTGCCAATCCTCACCCCATCTTACAGCCGAGTCTTGTGTCGAAGATAATAGCACAGATCAGTCAAGTACTAATTCCTTGTCTGAGAAGCAACCAGTATGA